The Desulfobacterales bacterium genomic interval CGTTTCCTTGTCTGTTTTAATAACAGCGTGGATGCCGTAAGACATGCCTTTTGCAGGTGTGATCTTGTCGACTGAGATGACCTCACCAATGATAGTTTCAACGGTCTGAGAGTTGTACATCCTACCGTAAGCTGCCCCCGCTCCCCAGCCTCCTCCGCCTTGTCTCATAACCCCTTTCTGTGCCAATACCTCAGTGTCAGAAAAGAGGGCGAACATTGTCACCACAGCAATTAGCGTTACGAGCTTTTTCATTTGGTCCTCCTTGGTTTTGGTTTGAGAAAATCACGAACAGTCAATTCTTACCATGCACGACACGCTATTTCATTATATGACACGCTTTCCGCCAATATGGCTGGCGACTAACGTTTAAGCTCACGGGCCGCCGATCGCAGGGAGGGGGCTGGGGGCAAAGCGAAGCGCGCCCCCAGCGGTCCAGTCCTGGGGCGTTTTTCTTTTTGTTTCAAATTGATATTTCCATCTTTTTTGTGGTGTTTGGGCCAGTACGTCAAG includes:
- a CDS encoding DNA-binding protein — its product is MKKLVTLIAVVTMFALFSDTEVLAQKGVMRQGGGGWGAGAAYGRMYNSQTVETIIGEVISVDKITPAKGMSYGIHAVIKTDKETISVHLGPGWYIENQDMIIEPKEKIEVKGSRITFEGKPAIIAAEVKKGDAVLVLRDANGFPAWSGWRHR